The following nucleotide sequence is from Psychroflexus torquis ATCC 700755.
AAAAAGCTTATGCTATTCAAGCTGGTAGAGAATTGCGGGTTATTGTGGAAAGTGAAAAGGTAAACGACGAAAAAGCTTCTGCCCTTTCGTTTGAAATTTCCCAAAAAATTCAAACCGATATGACATATCCAGGTCAAGTGAAGATTACGGTTATTAGGGAGACTAGAGCTATTAATATTGCTAAATAAGCAACTAGATAACGATAATTAAAAAAGGGCTGTTTCTTTCGAAACAGCCCTTTTTTAATCAAGACATATAACGTATTAGAATTGCTCTCTTCCTGCAAAATGAAAATTGCTTTCAATCGTAGCGTTTTCATCACTATCACTTCCGTGAATTGCATTTTCGCTTATAGACGTCGCATAGTTTTTACGAATCGTACCTTCTGCAGCTTCATCAGGATTGGTCGCCCCAATTAAGGTTCTAAAATCATCTACAGCATTTTCTTTTTCAAGAATTGCTGAAACAACTGGACCACTGGTCATATAGTCTACAAGCTCACCGTAAAAAGGACGTTCTTTATGAACTTCATAAAAAGCTTTAGCATCATTTGTGGTCATGTGCGTCATTTTAAGCGCTACAATTTTAAAACCTGAGCCTGTAATTTGTTTAAGGATATCACCAATATAGCCTTTAGATATTGCATCTGGCTTAAGCATAGTGAATGTTTTAGTTCCTGCCATTGTAATTTATTTTATTTTCGTGCAAAAGTAATCATTTCAAAAGATATACAAATCATTTGATAACATTAGAAGTCTAGGTGCAGTTCACTAATTGTATGTCCATCTGTAGTAGATTTAATTCTCAGTTCAGCTTCTTCAGTGACCA
It contains:
- a CDS encoding nucleoside-diphosphate kinase, encoding MAGTKTFTMLKPDAISKGYIGDILKQITGSGFKIVALKMTHMTTNDAKAFYEVHKERPFYGELVDYMTSGPVVSAILEKENAVDDFRTLIGATNPDEAAEGTIRKNYATSISENAIHGSDSDENATIESNFHFAGREQF